One window from the genome of Leptospiraceae bacterium encodes:
- a CDS encoding metallophosphoesterase, giving the protein MKRTIFIGDVHGCLHELKLMIDKIKPKKQDRVILVGDLINRGPDPVGVVKYVYENGFESLMGNHEYEYLKEYQTEKKYQILYNELGKKLHDWLSQRPYWIEDENFIAVHAGLHPDYELQETPLTIFLFIRAINQHFINSHYGIPWYMKYKGKKKVIYGHWARKGLTIRSNTIGLDSGCVYGRFLSAYILEENRIIQIPAKKTYYIPPSLKGL; this is encoded by the coding sequence ATGAAGCGAACAATCTTTATTGGGGATGTGCATGGTTGCCTACATGAACTCAAACTCATGATAGACAAAATCAAACCTAAAAAACAAGATAGAGTGATTCTTGTAGGAGACTTAATCAATCGTGGTCCTGATCCAGTTGGTGTAGTAAAATACGTTTATGAAAATGGTTTTGAGTCTTTAATGGGTAATCATGAATATGAATATTTGAAAGAATATCAAACCGAAAAAAAATATCAGATTTTGTACAACGAACTCGGAAAGAAACTTCACGATTGGTTGAGCCAAAGACCATATTGGATAGAAGATGAAAATTTTATCGCCGTCCATGCAGGGCTTCATCCAGATTACGAACTCCAAGAAACCCCACTGACGATTTTTTTGTTTATCCGTGCAATCAATCAGCATTTTATAAATTCTCATTACGGCATCCCTTGGTATATGAAGTACAAAGGGAAAAAAAAAGTAATTTATGGACATTGGGCAAGAAAAGGACTCACAATTCGCTCGAACACGATTGGTCTTGACTCAGGTTGTGTCTATGGTCGATTTTTATCTGCTTATATCTTAGAAGAAAACAGAATCATCCAAATCCCAGCCAAAAAAACCTACTATATTCCTCCATCACTGAAAGGATTATGA
- a CDS encoding AAA family ATPase, whose protein sequence is MKYDKFRGETIQEILMQIRKKYGTNVYILDTKEINQGGILGTRFLSKKLYEIEVMIPEDDSPYGSNRFQNTYSYLKKREFNFDLTSSKTSKKGKEEKPEETKSTSPIDQVKEIENSKQTKEKKLEVGKQSSATESLFETDLNNIEEIIHSLRRLKEEKLGEYKNDFTQQEIIEVSEFPKAKEDKGNLGIDTLTKSETESAKSKVIPNEITKPLRLEKLTKEEIDALLNLDKPLPPQTEELQSDEVLYLKIRDKLLRSQFSNEFTQKFFQVLKQKLPAKTERSPREFLEHVKKELKNFFYFDPGIRYYDSATNVIFFVGPNGSGKTTSLAKLAARYKIHENYTLSVISLDDYRIAAAEQLKTYCKILEIPFYAPYHLSDFQEILVRDGSDFIFVDTPGLSFQDRERLMKIKKFVDATSIKEVHLVISAAMRNEVIEKFLEFFNVLPYQKIILTGLDEVNFSGYFFELVDKIKRPYSYFMNGQNVPDDILEISVEGILEEILK, encoded by the coding sequence GTGAAATACGATAAATTCCGAGGCGAAACCATACAAGAAATCCTAATGCAAATACGGAAGAAATACGGAACGAATGTTTATATCTTAGACACAAAAGAGATCAACCAAGGTGGGATCTTAGGAACAAGATTTTTATCTAAGAAATTATACGAAATAGAAGTCATGATACCAGAAGATGACTCACCTTATGGAAGCAATCGATTTCAAAACACATACTCTTATTTGAAAAAAAGAGAGTTCAATTTTGATCTGACCTCGAGCAAAACGAGCAAAAAAGGAAAAGAGGAAAAACCTGAAGAAACAAAAAGCACAAGTCCAATTGATCAAGTAAAAGAAATAGAAAATTCAAAACAAACCAAAGAAAAAAAGTTAGAAGTTGGAAAACAAAGTTCAGCCACAGAGTCATTATTTGAAACTGACTTAAACAACATCGAAGAAATCATACATTCATTACGACGCTTAAAAGAAGAAAAATTAGGTGAATATAAAAATGATTTCACTCAACAAGAAATTATAGAAGTCTCAGAGTTCCCAAAAGCAAAAGAAGATAAAGGAAATTTAGGAATAGACACTTTAACGAAATCTGAAACAGAATCAGCAAAATCAAAAGTTATTCCGAATGAAATCACAAAACCTTTAAGGTTGGAAAAACTCACAAAAGAAGAAATAGATGCATTATTGAATTTAGACAAACCTTTACCACCACAAACAGAAGAACTACAAAGCGATGAAGTATTATATCTCAAAATAAGGGATAAGCTTTTAAGGTCTCAATTTTCAAACGAATTTACGCAAAAGTTTTTTCAAGTCCTAAAACAAAAATTGCCTGCTAAAACAGAAAGAAGCCCAAGAGAATTCCTTGAACACGTAAAAAAAGAACTAAAAAACTTTTTTTATTTTGATCCAGGAATACGATATTATGATTCAGCAACGAATGTTATATTTTTTGTCGGACCAAATGGTTCAGGAAAAACTACCAGTTTAGCAAAACTTGCTGCAAGATATAAGATCCATGAAAATTATACTTTATCAGTAATCAGTTTAGATGATTATAGAATCGCTGCAGCAGAACAACTGAAAACTTATTGCAAAATACTAGAGATTCCCTTTTATGCACCTTACCATTTGAGTGATTTTCAGGAGATTTTGGTTAGAGATGGAAGTGATTTTATATTTGTAGACACACCAGGGTTAAGTTTTCAGGACAGAGAACGTTTAATGAAAATAAAAAAATTCGTTGATGCAACAAGTATAAAAGAAGTTCATTTAGTAATATCAGCTGCTATGAGAAATGAAGTAATAGAAAAATTCTTGGAATTTTTTAATGTATTACCTTATCAAAAAATTATATTGACAGGTTTGGATGAAGTAAATTTTTCTGGTTATTTTTTTGAATTAGTCGATAAGATAAAGAGACCATATTCGTATTTTATGAATGGTCAAAATGTGCCGGATGATATTTTAGAAATAAGCGTAGAAGGGATTTTAGAAGAAATCCTAAAATAA
- a CDS encoding transcriptional repressor, whose protein sequence is MSSKRNVEVHKELTKFSEFLKKKNLKITNQRLLVAEKIFHIDTHFTVEELTEQLKDKRDEISRATIYRTVSLLVESGQLIEHDFGQNSKYYEFTNTKEHHDHIVCLDCGHIEEFTNKYIEIVQLEIAEKLNYELKDHSLILYGKCNILKEKGSCPKFKKTDKK, encoded by the coding sequence ATGTCTAGCAAAAGAAATGTTGAAGTTCACAAAGAGTTAACAAAATTTTCTGAATTTTTGAAAAAAAAGAACTTGAAGATAACAAACCAACGTCTATTAGTTGCTGAAAAAATTTTTCATATAGATACCCACTTCACAGTTGAAGAACTAACAGAACAACTTAAAGACAAACGTGATGAAATCTCACGTGCAACTATTTATCGAACGGTTTCACTTTTAGTCGAGAGTGGGCAGTTGATTGAGCATGATTTTGGACAGAACTCAAAGTATTATGAGTTTACTAACACTAAAGAACATCATGACCACATTGTTTGCTTAGACTGTGGACACATTGAAGAGTTTACTAATAAGTATATCGAAATTGTCCAGTTGGAGATAGCTGAAAAACTAAATTATGAACTAAAAGATCATTCGTTGATTTTGTATGGAAAATGTAATATCCTAAAAGAAAAAGGAAGTTGCCCAAAGTTCAAAAAAACCGATAAAAAATAA
- a CDS encoding HAD hydrolase-like protein, whose product MILIFDLMDTLIRDPFFENFYFKLSDEQKKHWNQIKDHQVYKRFEEGKLLENEYKNLSFKENPKKYQLPDISKMKKIMFRQIEFLKNTKELFHFIQTNKQKYSFVTILASNYTVWYHEIFSVKKELEEWFDYVFFSCEVGIRKPDPDFFILIHETVIKKLNLEKYHEVLYFDDCKENLDSALSLSLGWRCIWISDKEKSSEIILNEIKNRTHI is encoded by the coding sequence ATGATTCTGATTTTTGATTTAATGGATACCCTTATTCGTGATCCATTTTTCGAAAATTTCTATTTCAAGTTGAGTGATGAACAAAAGAAACATTGGAATCAAATTAAAGACCATCAAGTTTATAAACGATTCGAAGAAGGAAAACTTTTAGAAAATGAATACAAGAACTTATCATTTAAGGAGAATCCCAAAAAATATCAACTGCCTGATATTTCGAAAATGAAAAAGATCATGTTTCGACAAATTGAATTTCTCAAAAACACAAAAGAATTGTTCCATTTTATCCAAACGAACAAACAAAAATATTCTTTCGTTACAATCTTAGCATCAAATTATACGGTTTGGTATCATGAAATTTTTTCCGTTAAAAAGGAACTAGAAGAATGGTTTGATTATGTGTTTTTTTCTTGTGAAGTAGGAATCCGAAAGCCGGATCCAGATTTTTTTATCCTTATTCACGAAACGGTGATAAAAAAGTTAAATTTAGAAAAATATCATGAGGTTCTTTATTTTGATGATTGTAAAGAAAATTTGGATTCTGCATTGAGTTTATCTTTGGGATGGAGATGTATTTGGATTTCGGATAAAGAAAAATCTTCTGAAATTATTTTAAACGAAATCAAAAATAGAACCCACATTTGA
- a CDS encoding class I fructose-bisphosphate aldolase — translation MDFTKIDNVVNLLGDEAEYLLNYKAKFPKEYLHLPSPDFVDKVFGLSDRNPQVLRSYQQILSHGRLANTGYVSILPVDQGIEHSAGASFAPNPIYFDPENIVKLAIEGGCNAVASTFGVLGAVARKYAHKIPFIVKINHNELLTYPNKYDQVLFTHVRESWNLGAVAIGATIYYGSEESTRQIQEISEAFSYAHELGMVTVLWCYLRNNAFKADKDYHLAADLTGQANHLGATIEADIIKQKLPTNNGGYKALKFGRTHDKVYTELTSDHPIDLTRYQVINNYMGRVGLINSGGESKGETDLKEAVKTAIINKRAGGMGLISGRKAFQRPMQEGIELLHAIQDIYLNKDITIA, via the coding sequence ATGGATTTCACCAAAATTGATAATGTTGTAAATCTATTAGGCGACGAAGCGGAGTATTTATTAAATTACAAAGCAAAATTCCCAAAAGAGTATTTACATTTACCTTCGCCTGATTTTGTTGATAAGGTTTTTGGTTTATCTGATAGAAATCCTCAAGTTCTTCGATCCTATCAGCAAATCTTAAGTCACGGAAGATTAGCAAACACAGGTTATGTTTCCATTTTGCCAGTGGATCAAGGGATTGAGCATTCTGCAGGAGCTTCCTTTGCACCAAATCCAATTTACTTTGATCCCGAAAACATTGTCAAACTAGCCATCGAAGGTGGATGTAATGCTGTTGCTTCTACTTTTGGAGTTTTAGGAGCTGTGGCGAGAAAATATGCCCACAAAATTCCCTTTATTGTGAAAATTAATCACAATGAGCTTCTCACATACCCCAACAAATACGATCAAGTTTTATTTACCCATGTTCGAGAATCCTGGAACTTAGGTGCTGTTGCTATAGGGGCTACCATCTATTATGGCTCAGAAGAGTCCACAAGGCAAATTCAAGAAATTAGTGAAGCTTTTTCTTATGCTCATGAATTGGGAATGGTCACAGTTCTATGGTGTTATCTACGAAATAATGCCTTTAAAGCAGACAAAGATTATCATTTAGCAGCGGATTTGACAGGACAAGCAAATCACTTGGGTGCTACCATCGAAGCTGACATCATCAAACAAAAACTCCCAACAAACAATGGAGGTTATAAAGCATTAAAATTCGGTAGAACTCATGATAAGGTCTACACTGAATTAACCTCAGATCATCCCATTGATTTGACTCGATACCAAGTAATCAATAATTACATGGGAAGGGTCGGACTCATCAATTCTGGAGGAGAATCCAAAGGAGAAACAGACCTAAAAGAAGCAGTAAAAACTGCCATCATCAACAAAAGAGCTGGAGGCATGGGACTTATTTCAGGAAGGAAAGCCTTCCAACGTCCTATGCAAGAAGGAATAGAACTTCTCCATGCTATTCAAGATATTTATTTAAACAAAGATATAACCATAGCATAG
- a CDS encoding nucleoside transporter → MNWFSFLGMVLLIFVAFLLSENKRKQNLRLIIGVFLLELLLGFLFLRLEWGIWFFDLINKGVVKLVQISNEGSRFLFGVLALPPGSEGSLGFILIFQALPSIVFFSALISVLYYLNIMKYLIEFFSFVFYKLFRISGAESLVASSNIFVGIESILTVRPLISSMTRSELATILTAGLSTVASNVLAIYVFTLGGVFPKIAGHLVVASILSAPAAILFSKILVPEVETPVTYGKFMKLSYPKEQSLAEAIIQGSNTGLKLIFGIVALLLSVIGLVKLVDEIIIGIVQALGFETQISLLWIFGYLFYPLVWMTGVPSEDILKVAMLLGERLILTEVYSYNHLAELMKNQAIQPLSAFISSYILCGFTHFASLAIFLGGIQMIVPEKTKILASISWKSLLAANFAGLFTGAVAGFYYSGTSLLF, encoded by the coding sequence ATGAACTGGTTTTCTTTTTTGGGAATGGTCTTGTTAATCTTTGTGGCTTTTCTTCTTTCAGAAAACAAGAGAAAACAGAATTTGCGTTTAATCATTGGTGTTTTTCTTCTGGAGCTGCTTTTGGGTTTTTTGTTTTTACGTTTGGAGTGGGGGATATGGTTTTTTGATCTTATCAACAAAGGTGTTGTAAAGCTGGTTCAAATTTCCAATGAAGGATCAAGATTCCTTTTTGGGGTTTTAGCACTCCCGCCTGGCAGTGAAGGTTCATTAGGATTTATTTTGATTTTTCAAGCTTTACCATCGATTGTGTTTTTTTCGGCTTTGATTTCTGTTCTCTATTACTTGAATATCATGAAGTATCTGATTGAGTTTTTTTCTTTTGTTTTTTACAAACTCTTTCGGATCTCAGGGGCTGAGTCTTTGGTTGCCTCGAGCAATATCTTTGTTGGGATTGAGTCAATTTTGACTGTACGACCTTTGATTTCTTCCATGACTCGTTCGGAACTTGCAACCATATTAACAGCGGGGTTAAGCACAGTGGCTTCTAATGTTTTAGCAATCTATGTATTTACATTAGGGGGTGTTTTTCCTAAAATTGCGGGTCATTTAGTAGTGGCTTCAATTTTGTCAGCACCTGCAGCAATTTTGTTTTCGAAAATCCTTGTTCCTGAAGTAGAAACTCCTGTCACGTATGGTAAATTCATGAAGCTTTCCTATCCCAAAGAACAGTCCCTTGCCGAGGCGATTATTCAGGGTTCGAATACGGGCTTAAAGTTGATTTTTGGTATTGTAGCTCTACTTCTTTCGGTAATAGGTTTAGTAAAACTTGTGGATGAAATCATCATTGGGATTGTTCAAGCATTGGGGTTTGAAACACAAATTTCATTGCTATGGATATTTGGTTATCTTTTCTATCCTTTGGTATGGATGACGGGTGTTCCTTCAGAAGACATTTTGAAAGTTGCTATGCTTTTGGGGGAAAGACTCATCCTCACAGAAGTATATTCCTATAACCATTTAGCAGAACTTATGAAGAATCAAGCCATCCAACCTTTGAGTGCGTTCATAAGTTCTTATATTTTATGTGGATTTACCCATTTTGCATCCCTAGCCATTTTTCTCGGTGGTATTCAAATGATTGTGCCAGAAAAAACGAAAATCCTTGCTTCCATTTCTTGGAAGTCTCTATTAGCAGCGAATTTCGCAGGTCTTTTTACAGGAGCTGTGGCTGGATTTTATTATTCAGGAACAAGTTTGCTTTTTTGA
- the ligA gene encoding NAD-dependent DNA ligase LigA — MKKQKLYYEEDLFLDFYKVPPKPPQTKNPEEIRDYIKRLTDFLKFHQHLYYVKNRPIISNKTFDEKLKELEELEKQFPEFAQPDSPTHLIGSDLDQEFPKFQHKIPVLSLNNVYTPNEALSWAQKTESDSFIVEWKVDGATLVLYYVDGILQHAVTRGTGNVGDEVTGNAKTIRSIPIQLKEKVSLIVRGEAYMTYSDFERFNEEYGSLYANPRNLTSGSLKHKKSKEVALRPIRWVAFDGYIEHPSFMYDSDVLLYMKNLGFPVFEDNVVCSLNELPKVISEFQKKEKEVPFPVDGLVIKVNNRILREELGYTANSPRWAIAYKFEPEVGRTKILDIETFVGRTGRVTPRAKLKPIKLAGTTVSYATLHNEDFIKNLGIRIGSEVLVSKRGDIIPAVEEVVDPGEGPEFEFPKVCPSCKTELRKEKEGVDWFCPNPECEEKLIETLIYFCSRKQMDITGLGEKTIRTLFKKGFIRYIEDIYELPKYKKELIQLDNFGEKSVQIILNGIEASKNKPFRVVLPSLGLKDIGNNVTELLLDHGFTSIDKIIALVKEPNAKEILTSIKGIGDEIADSIIKQFQDPKILARIEKLRSHNLQLEENTKKENENYEKIFLGQTWCITGSFEHFKPREKAIVEIQKRGGKISNNVNKKTTHLLVGDQPGSKLEKAKELGIRIVTEKEFLELIK, encoded by the coding sequence ATGAAGAAGCAAAAACTTTATTATGAAGAAGATCTTTTTTTGGATTTTTACAAAGTTCCTCCGAAACCACCACAAACCAAAAATCCCGAGGAAATTCGAGATTACATAAAAAGACTTACGGACTTTTTGAAATTCCATCAACATCTGTATTACGTCAAGAACAGACCCATAATTTCCAACAAAACCTTTGATGAGAAACTCAAAGAACTAGAAGAATTAGAAAAACAATTTCCTGAGTTTGCACAACCTGATTCACCAACCCATTTGATTGGTTCGGACTTGGATCAAGAATTTCCGAAGTTCCAACACAAAATCCCCGTTCTTTCCTTGAATAACGTATATACCCCCAATGAAGCTCTAAGTTGGGCACAAAAAACGGAATCAGATTCCTTTATCGTAGAATGGAAAGTGGATGGGGCTACCCTTGTTTTGTACTACGTTGATGGAATATTGCAACATGCTGTGACTCGAGGAACAGGAAACGTAGGCGATGAAGTAACGGGCAATGCCAAAACCATTCGTTCCATCCCCATTCAATTAAAAGAAAAAGTTTCTCTGATAGTTCGTGGCGAAGCTTATATGACCTATTCTGATTTTGAAAGATTTAACGAAGAATATGGTAGTTTATATGCTAACCCAAGAAATTTAACCAGCGGCTCTTTGAAACATAAAAAATCAAAAGAAGTAGCATTGCGACCTATCCGCTGGGTAGCTTTTGATGGTTATATTGAACATCCCTCTTTTATGTATGACTCTGATGTTTTACTCTACATGAAAAACTTAGGATTTCCCGTTTTTGAAGACAATGTCGTTTGCTCATTAAATGAACTTCCCAAAGTCATTTCTGAATTTCAAAAAAAAGAAAAAGAAGTTCCTTTTCCAGTAGATGGTTTAGTGATCAAAGTAAACAATAGAATTTTGAGGGAAGAATTAGGCTATACAGCAAACTCCCCACGTTGGGCTATTGCTTATAAATTTGAACCAGAAGTCGGAAGAACTAAAATTTTAGATATTGAAACCTTTGTGGGAAGAACCGGAAGAGTTACTCCCAGAGCTAAGCTCAAGCCCATCAAATTAGCTGGAACTACAGTCTCATACGCAACTTTACATAATGAAGACTTTATTAAAAATCTGGGTATTCGTATTGGTTCAGAAGTACTGGTAAGTAAGCGCGGTGATATTATCCCCGCAGTTGAAGAAGTGGTTGATCCTGGTGAAGGTCCTGAGTTTGAATTTCCCAAGGTTTGTCCATCATGTAAAACGGAATTACGAAAAGAAAAAGAGGGTGTAGACTGGTTCTGCCCTAACCCAGAATGTGAAGAAAAACTAATCGAAACTCTAATTTACTTTTGTAGCAGAAAACAAATGGATATCACGGGCTTAGGAGAAAAAACCATTCGAACATTATTTAAAAAAGGGTTTATAAGATACATAGAAGACATTTATGAATTACCCAAATACAAAAAAGAACTCATACAACTTGATAACTTCGGTGAAAAATCAGTCCAAATCATTTTGAATGGTATTGAAGCATCTAAGAATAAGCCATTTCGTGTGGTCCTGCCCTCTCTTGGTTTAAAGGACATTGGAAACAATGTAACAGAACTTTTATTGGATCATGGCTTTACTTCGATTGATAAAATCATTGCCTTAGTCAAAGAACCCAATGCAAAAGAAATTTTAACATCCATCAAAGGTATTGGAGATGAAATAGCTGACTCCATCATCAAGCAGTTTCAAGATCCAAAAATTTTAGCAAGAATTGAAAAATTACGTTCCCATAATTTACAACTCGAGGAAAACACCAAAAAAGAAAATGAAAACTACGAAAAAATCTTTTTAGGTCAAACTTGGTGCATAACTGGGAGTTTCGAACACTTCAAACCTCGAGAAAAAGCCATAGTAGAAATCCAAAAAAGAGGCGGGAAAATCAGCAACAACGTAAACAAAAAAACTACCCATTTATTGGTAGGAGATCAGCCCGGAAGTAAACTCGAAAAAGCCAAAGAATTAGGCATCCGAATCGTCACCGAAAAAGAATTCTTAGAATTAATCAAATAG
- a CDS encoding PilZ domain-containing protein: protein MSSKERNEFREKRKYPRVDKIFEVNYELLNSPDRHFVSSQSKDISLGGISFQINQDIPIGSYMLVKFSLKELKGELKAIGRVVRIWLDVNNEQKERKYCAVKFTAMEPTDYQILNSLIQSYLENKS from the coding sequence ATGTCATCAAAAGAGAGAAATGAATTTAGGGAAAAACGAAAATACCCACGAGTTGATAAAATTTTTGAAGTGAATTATGAATTGTTAAATAGTCCAGATAGACATTTTGTCAGTTCCCAAAGTAAAGACATAAGTTTAGGAGGAATTAGTTTTCAAATCAATCAAGATATACCTATAGGAAGTTATATGTTAGTCAAGTTTTCTCTAAAAGAATTGAAAGGTGAGTTAAAAGCCATTGGTAGAGTAGTTCGTATATGGCTTGATGTTAATAATGAGCAAAAAGAAAGAAAGTATTGTGCTGTCAAATTTACGGCAATGGAACCAACAGATTATCAAATTTTGAATAGTTTGATACAATCTTATTTAGAAAACAAATCATAA